A window of Halopelagius inordinatus genomic DNA:
CCGTCGCCGACGAGGCGGCGGATGTGGTGCTGTGCCTGTCCCGGGGCGAGGTCCAGCGAGCGGACGAGCTCGTTGAAGTGGATGCCCGGGTGAGAGCCGATGTGCTCCGTGATTCGTGTGCGTGTCTCGTTCATCTCTTTTCTCCTTTTGCGGCGCGCTCGGTCCGTCGCGCGTAGTAGACGGCCGCGATGACGAGTCCGGCCATGACGACGTCGAGGCCGTGTTCCAACAGGTGGTGCGCCGACGTATCCACCATCCCGGCCATCGTCGCTCCGGCGACTGCCGTCCGCGCCGCCAGCGTCACCAGCGCGAGCGCCACGAGGAGGAACGAGCGCGACCGTCTGCGGACGAGTGCGCCCACCGCGAGGCCCGCCACGACGAGCGACCCGACTCCGGCGAGTAACAACACCGCCGCGAGCGGTCCGTCGAACCCGCCGTGGGCACCCGCGTGTGCTGGTGACAACATGAGTAGATTGTTGGCACCCGGCCCTAAGAAGCCCGACGATTCTCGCGGTTCGGGAAACGCACTAGTCGGCGGCTCGAACCCCGTACTCTTCGGTCTCGCCTCGCTGGGCCGCGTCCGATGGAGTGATACGCCAGAGCGCGGAAACGGTCGCACATGACGAACACGCTGTTGGTCGCGGGCGGGCGGGTACTCGGCCCCGACATGACCGTCGAACGGGCGGACGTCGTCGCGGACCGAGAGACGGGAAGAATCGAAGCCGTCGGCCCCGACGCGGCCGACGAGTACGACGCAGACGAGACGCTCGACGCCGAGGGCTGTCTGGTGATGCCCGGACTCGTCAACGCCCACACGCACGCCGCGATGACGCTCCTCCGCGGATACGCCGACGACAAACCGCTCGGCCCGTGGCTTCGCGAGGATATCTGGCCCGCCGAGGCCGCCCTCGAACCCGAGGACGTGCGCGCCGGGACGGAACTCGGCGTCGTGGAGATGATTCGCTCGGGGACGACGGCCTTCGCGGACATGTACTTCGACGTGGACGAAGTCGTCGCCGCAGTCGAGGCGGCGGGCGTCCGCGCCCGCGTCGGTCACGGCGTCGTCACCGTCGCCAAAGACGACGAAGACGCCGCCGCGGACGTCGAAGAGAGTCTCCGCGTCGCCCGCGAGTTCGACGGCGCGGCCGACGGGCGCGTCTCGACGGCGTTCATGCCGCACTCGCTCACCACCGTCGGCGAGGAGTTCCTCCGCGAGGGCGTCGAAACGGCGCGACAGGAGGGGATTCCGGTCCACATCCACGCCAACGAGACGACCGAGGAGGTGGAGCCGATAGTCGAGGAACGCGGCGAACGCCCCCTCTCGTACGCCGACGACGTGGGACTGCTCGACGAGGCGAACTTCCTCGCGCACGGCGTCCACACCGACGACGAGGAGATTTCGCTCTTGGCCGAACGCGGCGCGGCGGTCGTCCACTGCCCGGCGTCGAACACGAAACTCGCCTCGGGCATCGCGCCGGTCCAGAAGATGCTCGACGCGGGCGTCACCGTCGGCATCGGAACCGACGGCGCGGCGTCGAACAACGACCTCGACATGTTCGACGAACTCCGCGACGCCGCGATGATAGGGAAACTCGGCGCGGACGACGCCGCGGCGGTTCCCGCGGCGGCGGCGGTGGAGGCGGCCACCGCCGGAAGCGCAACAGCCATCGGCATCGACGCCGGTCGAATCGAAACCGGGGCGTTGGCCGACCTCGCGGTCGTGGAGTTCGACGCGCCGCACCTCGCGCCGACGCACGACTACGTGAGTCACCTCGCGTACGCCGTCCGCGGGTCGGACGTTCGCCACACGGTCTGTGACGGGCGGGTCCTCATGCGGGACCGAGAGATTCTGACGCTCGACGAGGAACGCGTCGTCGCCGAGGCGCGCGAACGCGCCGAGCATCTGGTCGAACGCGCCGAGAGCTAAGAGAGCAACTGCACGACGACGCCGTCGTCGGTCATCTTGATTTCGATGGTGTCGAACGTGCGGACGTACTGCGCGACGTGTTTTCCCCGATTGGGGTCGAGCCGAACCCGTTCGTCGAGGAGGTTCGCGTCCGCGAGGCGGTTCACCTCGCGGTACGCGGTCGAGAGCGGAATCTCGGCGAACTGGTGTATCTCCTTGACCGTCATCGGCTCCGTGACCGTCCGAAGTATCGCGTTCGCGGCGTCCGAACCCATGAGGGTGAGCAGTTCGGCGTCGGACGCGTCGATATCAGCCTCGGTGCGGGTGACCAGCATCGCTTCCCTGTATCTCCGCGGAGTCGGGATTTGAATCTATCTCCCGCGGACGACCGGCGGCCGTCCGCACTCGCGGACCCCGTCTCGTCTCCGTCTTCGGTAGGATTTTCCCCGCCCTCTCCGAAGCCAGTCGCATGAGCGAATCTACCTACGCTCCGATAAGCGACCACCTCGACGACGTCGAGGCGGCGCGCGCGGACGGCCGACGGAAGATGGACTGGGCGCTTCAGCACATGCCCATCCTGCAGGAACTCCGCGAGCAGTTCGAGGAGTCGAAACCGTTCGACGGGCGGGTCATCGGGATGGCGATGCACGTCGAAGCGAAGACGGCGAACCTCGTCGAACTGCTCGCCCTCGGCGGCGCGGACGTCGCCATCACCGGCTGTAACCCCCTCTCGACGCACAACGACGTGAGCGCCGCACTCGACGCGCACGACAGCATCACCTCGTACGCAAAGCGCGGCGTCGACGAAGACGAGTACTACGACGCGATGCACGCCGTCGTCTCGCACGACCCGGACGTCACCGTCGACGACGGGATGGACCTCGTCTTCCTCGTCCACGAGGAGTACCCCGAACTCGTAGACACCATCCTCGGCGGCGCAGAAGAGACGACGACGGGCGTCCACCGCCTCCGCGCGATGGACGAGGACGGCGAACTGAACTACCCCGTCTTCGCCGTCAACGACACGCCGATGAAGCGCCTGTTCGACAACGTCCACGGCACCGGCGAGTCCTCTCTCGCCAACATCGCCATGACGACGAACCTCTCGTGGGCGTCGAAGAACGTCGTCGTCGCCGGATACGGCTACTGCGGGAAGGGCGTCGCGAAGAAGGCCGCAGGGCAGAACGCGAACGTCATCGTCACGGAAGTCGAACCGCGCCGCGCCCTCGAAGCCCACATGGAGGGGTACGACGTGATGCCGATGAACGAGGCGGCGGAAGTCGGCGATGTGTTCCTCACGACGACGGGCAACCGCGACGTCGTCACCCGCGAGGATTTCGAGGTGATGCAGGACGGGGCCGTCCTCGCGAACGCCGGTCACTTCGACATCGAAATCGACCTCGACGCTCTCTCCGACCTCGCGGTCGACGAGTACGAGGCCCGAGACGGAATCGACGCCTACGAGATGGACGACGGCCGCCGCATCAACGTCCTCGCGGAGGGCCGACTCGTCAATCTCGCGTCGCCCATCGCCCTCGGCCACCCGGTGGAGGTCATGGACCAGTCGTTCGGCGTGCAGGCCGTCTGCGTCCGCGAACTCGTCGAGAACGCCGACGACTACGGCCCCGGCGTCCACGACGTGCCGGACGAACTCGACGTGGAAGTCGCCGAGATAAAACTCGCCGCCGAGGGCGTCGACATCGACGCTCTCACCGACACGCAAGAAGAGTACATGGGCAGTTGGAGCCACGGGACGTAAGACGCCCGGAGAACGGCCACTCCTATTTCGCCCGCTGAACGTTCTTTTCACCGACTGCGACCCCCGCCGCAATCGGACAGATTCATACGTCTCTCGCCCTCAGACCCGCGCATGACCTACTCGGCGACCGACGGCCCGTACGACGCGTACGTCTTCGACGTCGACGGCGTCCTCGTGGAACTGCCGAGTCGGGACGCCCTCGGAGAGGCGGCCGCGCGCACGTTCTCGCGGTTCGGCCTCGAATCGCCCTCCCGGGACGGCGTCCGCGCTCTCGTCACCGGCGACGTCGAACGCATCACCGACCTCTGTCGCTCCGCGGGCGTGGACCGAAGCGCGTTCTGCACGCGGGCGGCCCGAGAGACCTACCGCGCGCAGAAGCGCGAACTCGAACAGGGACTCCGCACGCTGTACGACGACGTGAGCGCTCTCTCCGACCTCTCCGCGCCGAGTGCGCTCGTGAGCAACAACCTCCGTCGCGTCGTCGAGGAAGTCGTAGACCGGTTCGACCTGCGGACCCGTCTCGGCGTCGAGTCCGTCCGCGCGCCCGCGTTCACGCCCGAGGACCTCGCGCGGACGAAACCCGACCCGCACTACCTCCGCGCGGCGTGCGAAGACGTCGGCGTCGAACCCGAGCGAACGCTGTACGTCGGCGACGAACCCGTGGACGTTGCGGCGGCGACTCGCGCGGGCGCGGACTCGGCGCTCCTCCGGCGCGAGAGCCGAGACGAGGACGCCGCACGCTCGACGCCCGACGACTTCGACGCGGGCGAACCGACGTACGTCGTCGAGAGTCTCCGCGAGTTGGTGGCGTAATCGAACCCGTCGCTCGTTCGGTTCTTCCGCGCCCTCTTCGTCCCGTTTAAGGGCACGAACGACCGAGAACGGACAATGTCTTCGAACCGAAAAGGGGACCACCGGAGCACTCGCTTCGCTCGCGCTCCGGGCCCTCGTTCACTCCGTTCACGAGGACGCCGCGAACGGGAACTCGTCTCTCAGGTTCGGCCGACTTAAGGGCACGAACGACCGAGAACGGACAATGTCTTCGAACCGAAAAGGGGACCGCCGCGAACGGGAACTCGTCAACAAACTCGACGAGGCCGGATTCGCGGTGATGCGGGCGCCCGCGTCCGGAAGCGCGACCGAACGCGAACTGCCGGACGTTCTCGCGGGTAACGGCGAGGTGTTCTACGCCATCGAGGCAAAGTCCAGTTCCGGGAACCCCATCTACCTCACCGGCGAGGAAGTCGAGGCTCTCATCTACTTCGCACAGAACTTCGGCGCGAAATCCCGCATCGCCGTCCGATTCGACCGGGAGGACTGGTACTTCTTTCACCCCGGCGACCTGTACGTGACCGACGGCGGCAACTACCGCGTGAAAAAAGAGACGGCCCTCGCGGAGGGCGAGGCGTTCGACTCGTTCGTCGGCGGCCCCTCACAGAGTCGGTTGACGGACGTCGCAGACGACGAGACGGGGGCGTAACCGCGGCGTTCGTTCGATTACGGTTCGATCAGCCGAGTGTCGCCTGCGTCGTCCGGGACTCGCCGCCGGGGAGAGACCCGGCCAGCGTCCGGCGCACTTGCTCTCTCGCGAACCCGGATTCGACGGGGACGAGACGCGACGCGGGGAACAGATACCGCTTTTTGGCTCTCAGTTCCGCCACGTCCTCGACCAACGGGACCGAATCCACGTAGACGGCCTCGAAGACGGGTTCGTGAGAGCCGTAGTCGGCGTTCGTCTCGTACTCCGCGACGGGGCGGTCCGACTCGGTCCGCGACCGGTCTGCTCTGTCACCCGTCGCCCGAAGGACGACGAGCAGACTCTTCGTCTCTCTGTCGCGCACCAAGTCGCCCGGCGCGTGGTCGTGGCGGTCACAGAGGACGGGGCCGGACTCGAACCGCGGCACGTACGTCCGACCGCCGCAGACGGCACAGACCGACGCGCGTTCGTCGGGGGCCGGAATCAGGCCGTCGGCTATCTCGATTCTGACCCGTCGGAGGTGTTTGCACTCGGCGTCGCGAATCGCGCTGTCGGGACAGGTGCAGGTGTCGGCTTCGGTGTCTACCACGTAGGTCCCACCGTCCGTCTCGACGACGTACCGGCCGTCGCGGAGGGGACGGACGGCCATCGGGTTCTCGCGGGCGCGGCGGGCGCGCCCGACGAACCCGGACGCCGGGAGCGTCGTCTTCTGTCTGACCGCGCGGCGGCGGGGGCGAGACTTCGTGTTAGACGCGGGTGTATTTCGTGTGTGCGTCATTGTTTTGGAGGCTTCTGAGGGCCGTTCCCTCGTCACTTCTCTCTACGTTCCGAACGAACCTAAGCCTTGGTTTCGGGTGGACGAACGCCCCGAAACGCCCATCGAAGGCCTTTTAGAACGGCCGCGGGTAGGCGGGTGCATGACAATCGAAGCGGAGATGCGTCGTAAGATAGTCGCCTCCGTCGTCGCGGTCGGGTTCTTCGTCGCACTCATCATCGGCGTCGGCGTGACGTTCGACAACTTGACCTCGGGTACGGGTGGCCTCGCTCTCATCGGTGCAATCTCTCTTTTCATCGTCTCGATGGGCGTCCTCGGCCTCTGGCTGGACCGGTAGAGTTCACTCGCCTTCCGCGACCGTCTCGCGCCAGTCGCGGACGTCGCCAGCGTCTCTGACCGCGCTCTCGTAGTACGAGAGCGGATGCGAAATCGTCTCGCAGCGCTCGTCGGGGTCCGTGCAGTCGTCGTACGCCTTCAGCGTCGCACAGGTCGGCGGCGCGAACTGCGACCCGTCCGCGTCCGCGAGGTACGCCACGCGCGTCTCCAGTCTGTCTGCCGTCTCCGCGTCGTCGGCGTCTAAGAGCGTCGTCACCTCCGTCTCGTCCATCCCGACGCCGACGAGAAACGAGACGAGAGAGAACTCCGAGTGCGGCGCGAGCGTCTCGCCCTCGCGAACCCGTCGTACGAGCGTCTTCATGCAGGGCGGAAAGAGGTCCGGAACCACCGCCTCTACCGCCGCGCTCCCGGCGGCGTCGTGGTCGTTCAGCAGGTCGCGGAGTTCCGCCACCTCCTCGTCGAGTGCGTCGGCTATCTCCTCGCCCGCCGGACTGCCGCGCACCTCGAACGGGAGGCCCTCGGCGACCCGTCGGCGCACCGCCTCTTCGAGCGTCCGGTGGAGTTCGTCTCTCGTCACCCGGACCGACCCGTCGGCCACCTCGCGGTTGACGAGACGCCAGCGCTCGCCCCAGTCGGCGTCCGCGAGCGTCAGATACGACCCGAGGGCGACCCAGTAGTGCGTCGGGTCGCGCCCGCGGCGTTCGCCGTCTCGTTCGGGTCGGACGTCGCCCGAGAGACCGAACTCTTCGAGGACGCTTTCGAGCGACGCCCGGCGCGTCCGCATGCTCTGTAACTCGTCGTCGTCGGCCTCGAAGTCGGTGAGAAACCGGGTCTGGGCGGTGGCGGCTTCCGCCGCGGCGTACTTCTCGACGGCCGCCGGGGTGTCGACCAAGGAGACGAGGATGCGGGCGATGGGGTACGAGAGGAGTTCCTCGCGTTCGTCCCACCGGTGCGGCTCATCGGCTTCGACGGTGCCCTCCATGAGGGCGCGTTCGACCCGCTCTAACCCGCGCTCTACTGCGGGTGCGTCTTCGGCGATGAGGGCCGCCGGAGAGATGTCTGTCTCCCGAACGGCGTCGCGCGCGCCGCCGAAGAACGGGTAGCGCGCGTGGAGCGGGTCCATCGGCATCGGCTCTGGTTTGCGAGTGGCTCCGAATAAACACGGCGATTGACGCGGGCCGCGCCGAACCGTTCGGGGGAGACCACATCACCTAAGACGACTTACGCCCTCCGTCGTGCCGTGCCGCAGTTCGACTACCCGTGCCCCGACTGCCGGGCCACGAACAGCCTCCACGACGCCGACTGCCGGTTCGAGGGGACGCCGTGGCCCGACGTCGAGAAGGCGTACACAGACGTGGTCGCGCATCTCTCGGCGGAACCGACCGACGAGGACGACCTTCAGAGCCTCGTCCACGGCGGTTGGGGCCCGCTTCACCGCGCGGCAGTGGAACGACTGAAGCGCGACGGCCGCGTCGACGAAGCCAACGGCGTCCTCCGCCTTCTGACCGCAGCGGAGTTCCGCGAGGAGGTGTCCGTCCCGGGCCGAGAACCGATGAAGACGCTCTACCGCCACGGCAGTTACCCCGGCTGTCACGACAACGCCGTCTTCGCGATGATAGCGTGGTACGAGATGGTCGGCCTCTCGTGGTCGGAGACGCGCGAGAACGTCGCAGACTGGCTCCGCGAGAGCGGTTCGTGGGACCGCGGCGGGTTCGAGGAGGCGACGCCCGAACAGTTGGTAGACAAGAAACGGCACGTCTACGAGGCGGGTTACGGCTGGAAGGAGAAAGCCGAGTCCGCAAAGCGCGTCATCGACCGCCACCGGTAGGTTCTGGCTGTCCCGAAAACGGTCGGAACGGTTACGTTTCTTCCGACGGTCTCAGTAGGGGTGAGTACACCGGAGAGTGCGTCCGCCGGGACGGACCCGGCCGACGTTCCGCCGGAGGCGTCGGTGGACGCGCCGAAACGCGCCCTCGCGATAGTTATCGGCATCGTCTTCGTCGACTTGCTCGGATTCGGCGTCGTCATCCCCGTCCTCCCCTTTTACGTCCGGAGCTTCGCCGTCAGCGACGTGTTCATCGGTCTGCTCGCCGCCTCCTACTCGGCGATGCAGTTCCTCTCTGCGCCGCTTCTCGGCCGCCTCTCGGACTCCCGCGGCCGCCGCCGCGTGTTGATGCTGTCGCTCGCCGGCAACACCGTCGCGTGGACGGTGTTCGGGTTGGGAACCGAGGTGGGCGTCCTGTTCGGCACTCTGCCCGCGCTGGCGACGATATTCGCCTCGCGGATGCTCGCGGGGGCGATGGGCGGCAACATCGCCACCGCGCAGGCGTACATCGCGGACGTGACGCCCGCGGACCGGCGCGCCGCGGCGCTCGGACTCGTCGGCGCGGCGTTCGGCCTCGGGTTCGTCTTCGGCCCGGCCATCGGCGGCGTGTTCGCGAGCGAGGAGGTAGTCGCGACGGCGCGTGCGGTTCTCCCCGGGTTCGTCCCGGCGACGCGTTTCTCGCTGCCGAGTTTCGTCGCCGCGTCGCTCAGTCTGGTCGCACTCGTCGCCGCCGCGGCGTTCCTCCCGGAACCCGACCGAATTCGACCCGCCGCGAACCGGACGACGCTCGTCGGGCAGTTCACCGACGCCCTCGCGGACCCGTCGATTCGCGGCTTCGTCGCCTCCTTCTTTCTCGTCTCCGTCGCGTTCTCGGGGGTGCAGGTCATGTTCATCCCCTACGCCGCGGACCTGTACGGGTACGACGAGACGCAGACGGCGCTCCTGTTGGCGTACATCGGCGTTCTCAGTATCCTGAATCAGGGCGTCCTCGTGGGCCACCTCTCCCGCCGGTACGGCGAACGCCGAACCGCCGTCGCGGGCGCGTCGATTCTCGCCGTCGCACTCGCGGTGCTCCCGTTCTCGCCCGCTCTCGGGTCGGCCGTTCCGGGCGTCGGCGGCCCCGCGTGGTTCACCGGGCCGGTTCTCGCCTTGCTCCTCTCCTTGGCGGCTCTCTCGCTCGGAAACAGCCTGTTGAACGTCGCCCTCTCCGCACTCGTCTCGCGGGCCGCGTCCGCGGACACGCAGGGCACCGCCTTCGGCGTCACGCAGGGCGCGGGGAGTCTCGGGCGGACGGTCGGTCCGCCCTCGATGGCGTTGCTCTACGTCGTCGCGTACTGGTCGCCGTTCGTCGCGGGCGCGGTACTCGTCGTTCCGGTCGTCGCGATACTCGCCGCACGAGTCACTCGCGGGCGGTAGCGTCGACTCGGTGCGGGACGGAGAGAAGAGAAACGTCGCGAGTCAGTCGCTCTGAATGCGCGGCGCGAGCATGTAGGTGACGTTCCCCTGCCCTTCGGCGACGCGGTAGTGGAGTTTGACGGGGAACTCCTGACCGAGTTCGACGGTGACCTCGGCGTCCTTCGGGATGGCCTTGTTCATGTCCTTGAGGTAGTCCAGGGAGAAAAGCGAGTCCGCCTCTCCGGCGGTGAGGTCGATGAGGTCACCGGCGTCGAGTTGGAAGTCCACGTCGTCCGTGTCGCCCTGCGCTTGGATGTGGAACGCCTCTTCTGCGTCGTCGACGCGGAGGCGGACGTGGTCCGAGACCATGTCCGCGGCCTTGATACCGCGGTCGAGTTGCGCGCCTTCGAGGACGATTTCGGCGGCCAAATCGAGGTCAGGGATGTCGGGTTCCTGACGGATGGAGTCCGGGTCGATGAGCGCCAGCGTCGAGGAGAGCCCCTCGATGCGGATGTTGAGCTTTCGCGTCTCCTCGTCGAGTTCGAGTTCGACGAGTTGGCTCGAATCCGCCATGCCGACGAAATCTTCGAGTTTCGACAGGTTGACGCCGATGACGCCGCCGTCGGCTTCGTAGGACTCGAACGCCGCCGCGTCGAGAGACAGGTCGACCATGCCGACGTTCGCGGGGTCCACGGCGCGAATCGCGAGTCCGTCCTCGTTGAGTCGTATCTTACACTCGTCGACGAGTACGCTCACCGAATCCAGCGCGTCCCGGAGCGTGGAGGCACTGACGATGGCCTTGAACATATGGACGGTGGTACGATAGCGGGCTTAAAAATCCCGCCGATTTACCGATACGATAGTACGATAGAGTGTTCCCGTACGTCGGGCGCGACTGCGCGCGCGACTGCTCTCGAACGCGGCGGACTACCCCTCGCATCCGTGCGGGACGCCCGCCAACACGACTCCGCCACAGTCGTCGCACTGACGTATCTCCCGTCCGACTTTGGCCCCCGCTACTGTCCACTTCTGCGACCCCGAAGAGAGATGCGCGCCGGACCGTCCGCACGACGGGCAGTTCGACTGCTCGAACGTGTACGTATACCACAAACAGTGGTCGTTCACGCAGTAATATGGCGACATAAGCTCGTGATGTGGCTCGATTACTGTAATTGCATCGACACGTGGCCACTTTCTAACCCGTCTCAGAGTCGAGAGTCGATTCCGGGTTCCGAGGACCCGAGGCGGGAGCGACAGTCGGATAACGGTGCGCCGACAACCTGTCCGTAATCAGATGGCGCGCAAGGACCAGTACTACAACAAAGCGAAACAGGAGGGGTACAGAGCCCGTTCGGCGTACAAACTGAAACAGTTAGACGAGGACGCGGGTCTGTTCGGCCCGGGAAACACCGTGGTGGACTTGGGTGCGGCCCCCGGCGGATGGTTACAGGTCGCCGCCGAGGAAGTCGGCCCGCAGGGACAGGTCGTCGGCGTCGACCTCCAGCGAATCCGCGACTTGGAGTCGGACGTCGTCGAGACCATCCGCGGCGACATGACCGACGAGGAGACGAAAGACGAACTCCGCGAGCGAATCGGCGAGGAGGGCGCGGACGTGGTCATCTCCGACATGGCCCCGAACATGACGGGCGAGTACTCGCTGGACCACGCTCGCTCCGTCCACCTCGCCCGGCAGGCCTTCGAGGTCGCCCTCGAACTGCTCCCGGCGGGCGGTGACCTCGCGGTCAAGGTGTTCGACGGCCCGGACGTCTCCGACCTCCGCGCCGACATGGACGAGGAGTTCCAGTACGTCCGCTCCATCCGTCCGGAGGCCTCCCGAGACTCCTCCTCGGAGCAGTATCTCGTCGGCAAACACCGCATCACCGCGCCCGTCGCCCTCGACGACGTGGTGGAGGTGACAATCGACGACGTGGGGAGCGAAGGCGACGGCGTCGCGAAGGTGGACGGCTACACGCTTTTCGTCTCGGATACGGAGGCGGGCGACGACGTCCGCGTCCGCGTCACCGACCTGAAGCCGAACTTCGGGTTCGCAGAAGTCGTCGAGGAGTGAGGACCGGTCACTCGGCGGTCCACGCGTCGTCCGACGCGCCCGTGCGACCGCCGCCGAACAGGCCGACGACGCCGTAGACGAACGGCGTATCGACGAGTGCGATGAGGAGTTTGAGGAGGTACTGCCCGACGACCAAAGCGAAAATCGCCTGCATCGGAAGCGCGTCGCCGATGCCGAGTACCGCGGGCGCGACGAGGAAGGCGACGGCGACGAAGATGATCGTATCTATCGCCTGACTCGTGGCCGTCGACGCGATGTTGCGAAGCCAAAGCATCGACCCGTCGGTCGCCTCTCGGATGCGGTGGAAGACGACGACGTCCCAGTTTTGGCTCACCAGGTACGCCAGCAGACTCCCCACGACGATGTTCGTCCCCGGCGCGATGACGCTTCGGAACTGCGCGCCGAACTCGGGGTCCGCGGCGGGCGCGAAGATAGTCCCCCACACCAACCCGAGGAGGACGAAGTTCATCGCGAATCCGACGTTGACCATCACCTGCGCCGCCCGCCGCCCGTACAGTTCCGA
This region includes:
- a CDS encoding adenosylhomocysteinase → MSESTYAPISDHLDDVEAARADGRRKMDWALQHMPILQELREQFEESKPFDGRVIGMAMHVEAKTANLVELLALGGADVAITGCNPLSTHNDVSAALDAHDSITSYAKRGVDEDEYYDAMHAVVSHDPDVTVDDGMDLVFLVHEEYPELVDTILGGAEETTTGVHRLRAMDEDGELNYPVFAVNDTPMKRLFDNVHGTGESSLANIAMTTNLSWASKNVVVAGYGYCGKGVAKKAAGQNANVIVTEVEPRRALEAHMEGYDVMPMNEAAEVGDVFLTTTGNRDVVTREDFEVMQDGAVLANAGHFDIEIDLDALSDLAVDEYEARDGIDAYEMDDGRRINVLAEGRLVNLASPIALGHPVEVMDQSFGVQAVCVRELVENADDYGPGVHDVPDELDVEVAEIKLAAEGVDIDALTDTQEEYMGSWSHGT
- a CDS encoding DUF7472 family protein, which translates into the protein MTIEAEMRRKIVASVVAVGFFVALIIGVGVTFDNLTSGTGGLALIGAISLFIVSMGVLGLWLDR
- a CDS encoding DNA primase, whose translation is MDPLHARYPFFGGARDAVRETDISPAALIAEDAPAVERGLERVERALMEGTVEADEPHRWDEREELLSYPIARILVSLVDTPAAVEKYAAAEAATAQTRFLTDFEADDDELQSMRTRRASLESVLEEFGLSGDVRPERDGERRGRDPTHYWVALGSYLTLADADWGERWRLVNREVADGSVRVTRDELHRTLEEAVRRRVAEGLPFEVRGSPAGEEIADALDEEVAELRDLLNDHDAAGSAAVEAVVPDLFPPCMKTLVRRVREGETLAPHSEFSLVSFLVGVGMDETEVTTLLDADDAETADRLETRVAYLADADGSQFAPPTCATLKAYDDCTDPDERCETISHPLSYYESAVRDAGDVRDWRETVAEGE
- a CDS encoding MFS transporter → MSTPESASAGTDPADVPPEASVDAPKRALAIVIGIVFVDLLGFGVVIPVLPFYVRSFAVSDVFIGLLAASYSAMQFLSAPLLGRLSDSRGRRRVLMLSLAGNTVAWTVFGLGTEVGVLFGTLPALATIFASRMLAGAMGGNIATAQAYIADVTPADRRAAALGLVGAAFGLGFVFGPAIGGVFASEEVVATARAVLPGFVPATRFSLPSFVAASLSLVALVAAAAFLPEPDRIRPAANRTTLVGQFTDALADPSIRGFVASFFLVSVAFSGVQVMFIPYAADLYGYDETQTALLLAYIGVLSILNQGVLVGHLSRRYGERRTAVAGASILAVALAVLPFSPALGSAVPGVGGPAWFTGPVLALLLSLAALSLGNSLLNVALSALVSRAASADTQGTAFGVTQGAGSLGRTVGPPSMALLYVVAYWSPFVAGAVLVVPVVAILAARVTRGR
- a CDS encoding HAD family hydrolase; this translates as MTYSATDGPYDAYVFDVDGVLVELPSRDALGEAAARTFSRFGLESPSRDGVRALVTGDVERITDLCRSAGVDRSAFCTRAARETYRAQKRELEQGLRTLYDDVSALSDLSAPSALVSNNLRRVVEEVVDRFDLRTRLGVESVRAPAFTPEDLARTKPDPHYLRAACEDVGVEPERTLYVGDEPVDVAAATRAGADSALLRRESRDEDAARSTPDDFDAGEPTYVVESLRELVA
- a CDS encoding DNA polymerase sliding clamp, yielding MFKAIVSASTLRDALDSVSVLVDECKIRLNEDGLAIRAVDPANVGMVDLSLDAAAFESYEADGGVIGVNLSKLEDFVGMADSSQLVELELDEETRKLNIRIEGLSSTLALIDPDSIRQEPDIPDLDLAAEIVLEGAQLDRGIKAADMVSDHVRLRVDDAEEAFHIQAQGDTDDVDFQLDAGDLIDLTAGEADSLFSLDYLKDMNKAIPKDAEVTVELGQEFPVKLHYRVAEGQGNVTYMLAPRIQSD
- a CDS encoding helix-turn-helix domain-containing protein, coding for MLVTRTEADIDASDAELLTLMGSDAANAILRTVTEPMTVKEIHQFAEIPLSTAYREVNRLADANLLDERVRLDPNRGKHVAQYVRTFDTIEIKMTDDGVVVQLLS
- a CDS encoding SWIM zinc finger family protein translates to MTHTRNTPASNTKSRPRRRAVRQKTTLPASGFVGRARRARENPMAVRPLRDGRYVVETDGGTYVVDTEADTCTCPDSAIRDAECKHLRRVRIEIADGLIPAPDERASVCAVCGGRTYVPRFESGPVLCDRHDHAPGDLVRDRETKSLLVVLRATGDRADRSRTESDRPVAEYETNADYGSHEPVFEAVYVDSVPLVEDVAELRAKKRYLFPASRLVPVESGFAREQVRRTLAGSLPGGESRTTQATLG
- the hjc gene encoding Holliday junction resolvase Hjc; the protein is MSSNRKGDRRERELVNKLDEAGFAVMRAPASGSATERELPDVLAGNGEVFYAIEAKSSSGNPIYLTGEEVEALIYFAQNFGAKSRIAVRFDREDWYFFHPGDLYVTDGGNYRVKKETALAEGEAFDSFVGGPSQSRLTDVADDETGA
- a CDS encoding DUF7474 family protein, with protein sequence MPQFDYPCPDCRATNSLHDADCRFEGTPWPDVEKAYTDVVAHLSAEPTDEDDLQSLVHGGWGPLHRAAVERLKRDGRVDEANGVLRLLTAAEFREEVSVPGREPMKTLYRHGSYPGCHDNAVFAMIAWYEMVGLSWSETRENVADWLRESGSWDRGGFEEATPEQLVDKKRHVYEAGYGWKEKAESAKRVIDRHR
- a CDS encoding 23S rRNA (uridine(2552)-2'-O)-methyltransferase, translated to MARKDQYYNKAKQEGYRARSAYKLKQLDEDAGLFGPGNTVVDLGAAPGGWLQVAAEEVGPQGQVVGVDLQRIRDLESDVVETIRGDMTDEETKDELRERIGEEGADVVISDMAPNMTGEYSLDHARSVHLARQAFEVALELLPAGGDLAVKVFDGPDVSDLRADMDEEFQYVRSIRPEASRDSSSEQYLVGKHRITAPVALDDVVEVTIDDVGSEGDGVAKVDGYTLFVSDTEAGDDVRVRVTDLKPNFGFAEVVEE
- a CDS encoding DUF7471 family protein, giving the protein MLSPAHAGAHGGFDGPLAAVLLLAGVGSLVVAGLAVGALVRRRSRSFLLVALALVTLAARTAVAGATMAGMVDTSAHHLLEHGLDVVMAGLVIAAVYYARRTERAAKGEKR
- a CDS encoding amidohydrolase produces the protein MTNTLLVAGGRVLGPDMTVERADVVADRETGRIEAVGPDAADEYDADETLDAEGCLVMPGLVNAHTHAAMTLLRGYADDKPLGPWLREDIWPAEAALEPEDVRAGTELGVVEMIRSGTTAFADMYFDVDEVVAAVEAAGVRARVGHGVVTVAKDDEDAAADVEESLRVAREFDGAADGRVSTAFMPHSLTTVGEEFLREGVETARQEGIPVHIHANETTEEVEPIVEERGERPLSYADDVGLLDEANFLAHGVHTDDEEISLLAERGAAVVHCPASNTKLASGIAPVQKMLDAGVTVGIGTDGAASNNDLDMFDELRDAAMIGKLGADDAAAVPAAAAVEAATAGSATAIGIDAGRIETGALADLAVVEFDAPHLAPTHDYVSHLAYAVRGSDVRHTVCDGRVLMRDREILTLDEERVVAEARERAEHLVERAES